A region of Dermochelys coriacea isolate rDerCor1 chromosome 1, rDerCor1.pri.v4, whole genome shotgun sequence DNA encodes the following proteins:
- the ING3 gene encoding inhibitor of growth protein 3 isoform X2, producing MDQLEQRVNEFFMNAKKNKPEWREEQMTSIKKDYYKALEDADEKVQLANQIYDLVDRHLRKLDQELAKFKMELEADNAGITEILERRSLELDTPSQPVNNHHAHSHTPVEKRKHNPSSHHSTTDHVPEKKFKSEALLSTLTSDASKENTPGCRNSNSSSSSNNAYNANSSQPLASYNLGSLSSGSGAGAITMAAAQAVQATAQMKEGRRTSSLKASYEAFKNNDFQLGREFSLSRDSTGYSSSALASTLTQTLSSSTTDSRSGRKSKNNNKSSSQQSSSSSSSSSLSSCSSSSALAQELSQQTAAIPESDSNNQVDWSYDPNEPRYCICNQVSYGEMVGCDNQDCPIEWFHYGCVGLTEAPKGKWYCPQCTAAMKRRGSRHK from the exons ATGGATCAACTAGAACAAAGAGTAAATGAATTTTTTATGaatgcaaagaaaaacaaacctgaatGGAGAGAAGAACAAATGACATCAATCAAAAAG GATTACTATAAAGCTTTGGAAGATGCAGATGAGAAGGTACAATTGGCAAATCAGATTTATGACTTG GTAGACCGGCACTTGAGAAAGTTGGACCAAGAACTAGCTAAATTTAAAATGGAACTTGAGGCAGATAATGCTGGGATTACAGAAATACTAGAAAGAC GTTCTCTGGAACTGGATACACCATCACAACCAGTGAATAACCATCATGCCCATTCGCACACTCCAGTAGAGA AAAGAAAGCATAATCCATCTTCTCACCATAGTACAACAGATCATGTTCCTGAAAAGAAGTTTAAATCTGAAGCTCTTTTGTCTACCCTCACTTCAGATGCCTCTAAAGAAAATACACCAG GGTGTCGAAACAGTAATTCATCATCCTCTTCCAACAATGCATACAATGCAAACTCTTCTCAGCCACTGGCATCATATAACCTGGGCTCATTATCTTCAGGATCTGGAGCTGGTGCTATTACCATGGCAGCTGCTCAAGCAGTGCAAGCCACAGCACAG atgaaggaaggaagaagaacaTCCAGCTTAAAAGCCAGCTATGAAGCCTTTAAGAACAATGACTTTCAACTAGGGAGAGAATTTTCATTATCCAGAGACTCAACTGGATATTCATCATCAGCTCTGGCATCTACATTAACACAAACATTAAGTTCATCAACCACAGATTCACGGAGTGGTCGAAAAAGCAA aaACAACAATAAGTCTTCAAGCCAGCAGTCCTCGTCGTCATCGTCATCTTCATCTCTGTCGTCATGTTCTTCATCGTCTGCTTTAGCACAAGAACTATCTCAGCAAACAGCAGCAATACCAGAGTCTGATTCTAACAATCAAGTTGATTGGAGCTATGATCCAAATGAGCCACGTTACTGCATTTGTAATCAG GTGTCCTATGGTGAAATGGTGGGCTGCGATAACCAAGAT
- the ING3 gene encoding inhibitor of growth protein 3 isoform X1, translated as MLYLEDYLEMIEQLPMDLRDRFTEMREMDLQVQNAMDQLEQRVNEFFMNAKKNKPEWREEQMTSIKKDYYKALEDADEKVQLANQIYDLVDRHLRKLDQELAKFKMELEADNAGITEILERRSLELDTPSQPVNNHHAHSHTPVEKRKHNPSSHHSTTDHVPEKKFKSEALLSTLTSDASKENTPGCRNSNSSSSSNNAYNANSSQPLASYNLGSLSSGSGAGAITMAAAQAVQATAQMKEGRRTSSLKASYEAFKNNDFQLGREFSLSRDSTGYSSSALASTLTQTLSSSTTDSRSGRKSKNNNKSSSQQSSSSSSSSSLSSCSSSSALAQELSQQTAAIPESDSNNQVDWSYDPNEPRYCICNQVSYGEMVGCDNQDCPIEWFHYGCVGLTEAPKGKWYCPQCTAAMKRRGSRHK; from the exons ATGCTGTACCTGGAGGACTATCTGGAGA TGATCGAGCAGCTACCCATGGATCTGCGCGACAGGTTCACTGAGATGCGCGAGATGGATCTGCAGGTGCAGA ATGCAATGGATCAACTAGAACAAAGAGTAAATGAATTTTTTATGaatgcaaagaaaaacaaacctgaatGGAGAGAAGAACAAATGACATCAATCAAAAAG GATTACTATAAAGCTTTGGAAGATGCAGATGAGAAGGTACAATTGGCAAATCAGATTTATGACTTG GTAGACCGGCACTTGAGAAAGTTGGACCAAGAACTAGCTAAATTTAAAATGGAACTTGAGGCAGATAATGCTGGGATTACAGAAATACTAGAAAGAC GTTCTCTGGAACTGGATACACCATCACAACCAGTGAATAACCATCATGCCCATTCGCACACTCCAGTAGAGA AAAGAAAGCATAATCCATCTTCTCACCATAGTACAACAGATCATGTTCCTGAAAAGAAGTTTAAATCTGAAGCTCTTTTGTCTACCCTCACTTCAGATGCCTCTAAAGAAAATACACCAG GGTGTCGAAACAGTAATTCATCATCCTCTTCCAACAATGCATACAATGCAAACTCTTCTCAGCCACTGGCATCATATAACCTGGGCTCATTATCTTCAGGATCTGGAGCTGGTGCTATTACCATGGCAGCTGCTCAAGCAGTGCAAGCCACAGCACAG atgaaggaaggaagaagaacaTCCAGCTTAAAAGCCAGCTATGAAGCCTTTAAGAACAATGACTTTCAACTAGGGAGAGAATTTTCATTATCCAGAGACTCAACTGGATATTCATCATCAGCTCTGGCATCTACATTAACACAAACATTAAGTTCATCAACCACAGATTCACGGAGTGGTCGAAAAAGCAA aaACAACAATAAGTCTTCAAGCCAGCAGTCCTCGTCGTCATCGTCATCTTCATCTCTGTCGTCATGTTCTTCATCGTCTGCTTTAGCACAAGAACTATCTCAGCAAACAGCAGCAATACCAGAGTCTGATTCTAACAATCAAGTTGATTGGAGCTATGATCCAAATGAGCCACGTTACTGCATTTGTAATCAG GTGTCCTATGGTGAAATGGTGGGCTGCGATAACCAAGAT